From Bacillus basilensis, a single genomic window includes:
- the rfbB gene encoding dTDP-glucose 4,6-dehydratase, with translation MNILVTGGAGFIGSNFIHYMLQSYETHKIINFDALTYSGNLNNVKSIQDHPNYYFVKGEIQNGELLEYVIKERDVQVIVNFAAESHVDRSIENPIPFYDTNVIGTVTLLELVKKYPHIKLVQVSTDEVYGSLGKIGRFTEETPLAPNSPYSSSKASADMIALSYYKTYQLPVIVTRCSNNYGPYQYPEKLIPLMITNALEGKKLPLYGDGLNVRDWLHVTDHCSAIDVVLHEGRIGEVYNIGGNNEKTNIDVVEQIITLLGKTKKDIEYVTDRLGHDRRYAIDAEKMKNEFDWEPKYTFEQGLQETVQWYEKNKEWWKPLKQ, from the coding sequence ATGAATATATTAGTAACAGGTGGGGCCGGATTTATTGGAAGTAATTTTATTCATTACATGTTACAAAGCTATGAAACACATAAGATTATTAATTTTGATGCATTAACATATAGTGGAAACTTAAATAATGTAAAGTCTATTCAAGATCATCCGAATTACTATTTTGTAAAAGGGGAAATTCAAAATGGAGAGCTGCTGGAATATGTTATTAAGGAACGTGACGTGCAAGTAATTGTAAATTTCGCAGCTGAATCACATGTGGACCGTAGTATTGAGAATCCGATTCCTTTTTATGATACAAATGTAATTGGGACAGTCACCTTATTAGAATTAGTAAAAAAATATCCACATATTAAACTCGTGCAAGTATCAACAGATGAGGTGTACGGCTCGTTAGGTAAGATAGGTAGATTTACCGAGGAAACCCCGTTAGCTCCAAATAGTCCATATTCTTCAAGCAAAGCGAGCGCCGACATGATAGCTTTATCTTATTATAAAACATATCAATTACCAGTTATAGTAACGCGTTGCTCCAATAACTATGGGCCGTATCAATATCCTGAAAAATTAATTCCGTTAATGATTACGAATGCGCTGGAAGGAAAAAAATTACCGTTATATGGTGATGGATTAAATGTAAGAGATTGGTTACATGTAACGGATCATTGTAGTGCGATTGACGTTGTTCTGCATGAGGGGCGTATAGGAGAAGTATATAATATAGGTGGAAATAATGAAAAAACAAATATAGATGTTGTGGAACAAATCATTACTCTCTTAGGAAAAACGAAAAAAGATATTGAATATGTGACAGACCGTTTAGGACACGATCGTCGTTATGCGATTGATGCAGAGAAAATGAAGAATGAATTTGATTGGGAACCGAAGTATACGTTTGAGCAAGGATTACAAGAAACAGTGCAATGGTATGAGAAGAATAAGGAATGGTGGAAACCATTAAAACAGTAA
- a CDS encoding class I SAM-dependent methyltransferase, whose translation MNENEKKITLIPPPELVQYVGGDFEEVGKEFMQYFIEIGNLKSNETVLDIGCGIGRMAVPLMNYLSDDGTYYGFDLFNKGITWCKNNISTRRNNFHFEHVDIYNQFYNPDGKEDASQYKFPYEDESFDFIFLTSVFTHLLPKELEHYVCEIARVLKKDGRCFITFFLINPESSYYLNAGLSTLGFYHQIDNCYVLNKDIPNFAVAYPEEDIRTLLNKYGLEVQTPPHYGSWCGRTEHTSYQDIILTKKISER comes from the coding sequence ATGAACGAAAATGAGAAAAAAATCACATTAATTCCACCCCCAGAACTCGTTCAATATGTAGGGGGTGACTTTGAAGAAGTTGGAAAAGAGTTTATGCAGTATTTTATTGAAATTGGCAATTTAAAATCAAATGAAACAGTGCTAGATATAGGCTGTGGTATCGGCCGGATGGCGGTTCCATTAATGAACTATTTAAGCGATGATGGTACTTATTATGGATTTGACTTATTTAATAAGGGAATTACATGGTGCAAAAATAACATTTCAACACGCCGTAACAATTTCCATTTTGAACATGTCGATATATATAACCAATTCTACAATCCCGATGGAAAAGAAGATGCTTCCCAATACAAGTTTCCATATGAAGATGAATCATTCGATTTTATTTTTTTAACGTCTGTATTTACCCATCTCCTTCCGAAAGAATTAGAACATTACGTATGCGAGATTGCACGAGTTCTGAAAAAAGATGGGAGATGTTTTATTACTTTCTTTTTAATTAATCCTGAATCTTCCTATTACTTAAATGCAGGGCTAAGTACGTTAGGTTTTTATCATCAAATTGACAATTGTTATGTTCTAAATAAAGATATCCCGAATTTCGCAGTTGCCTATCCTGAGGAAGATATTCGTACTCTATTAAATAAATATGGGCTAGAAGTACAGACTCCTCCCCATTATGGTTCATGGTGTGGCAGAACTGAACACACCAGTTATCAAGATATTATTCTTACAAAAAAAATTTCTGAAAGGTAG
- the fabI gene encoding enoyl-ACP reductase FabI: protein MELLQGKTFVVMGVANQRSIAWGIARSLHNAGAKLIFTYAGERLERNVRELADTLEGQESLVLPCDVTNDEELTACFETIKQEVGTIHGVAHCIAFANRDDLKGEFVDTSRDGFLLAQNISAFSLTAVAREAKKVMTEGGNILTLTYLGGERVVKNYNVMGVAKASLEASVKYLANDLGQHGIRVNAISAGPIRTLSAKGVGDFNSILREIEERAPLRRTTTPEEVGDTAVFLFSDLARGVTGENIHVDSGYHILG, encoded by the coding sequence ATGGAACTATTACAAGGGAAAACATTTGTTGTTATGGGCGTTGCGAACCAAAGAAGTATTGCGTGGGGAATTGCTCGCTCTTTGCATAATGCAGGTGCAAAATTAATCTTCACATATGCAGGAGAACGTTTAGAGAGAAACGTTCGTGAATTAGCGGATACATTAGAAGGACAAGAATCACTTGTATTACCTTGTGATGTAACAAATGATGAAGAACTTACAGCTTGTTTTGAAACAATCAAGCAAGAAGTTGGTACAATTCACGGTGTTGCACACTGTATTGCTTTTGCAAATCGTGACGATTTAAAAGGTGAATTTGTAGATACTTCTCGCGATGGATTTTTACTTGCACAAAATATTAGTGCATTCTCTTTAACAGCTGTAGCAAGAGAAGCGAAGAAAGTAATGACAGAAGGCGGAAATATTTTAACGTTAACATATCTTGGCGGCGAGCGCGTTGTGAAAAATTATAACGTTATGGGTGTTGCGAAAGCTTCATTAGAAGCGAGCGTGAAATATTTAGCAAATGATTTAGGTCAACATGGCATTCGCGTTAACGCTATCTCTGCAGGACCAATTCGTACGTTATCTGCAAAAGGTGTAGGCGACTTTAACTCAATCTTAAGAGAAATTGAGGAACGCGCACCACTTCGTCGTACAACAACTCCAGAAGAAGTTGGGGATACGGCAGTATTCTTATTCAGTGATTTAGCACGCGGCGTAACAGGAGAAAACATTCACGTTGATTCAGGGTATCATATCCTAGGATAA
- a CDS encoding exosporium leader peptide-containing protein, producing the protein MSNNNYSDGLNPDESLSASAFDPNLVGPTLPPIPPFTLPTGPTGPTGPTGPTGPTVPTGPTGPTGPTGPTGPTGDTGATGPTGPTGPTGDTGATGPTGPTGDTGATGPTGATGPTGPTGPTGPTGPTGPTGPTGPTGPTGPSGLGLPAGLYAFNSAGISLDLGINDPLPFNTVGSQFGTAISQLDADTFVISETGFYKITVIVYTAAVSLLGGLTIQVNGLPVPGTGATLISVGAPIVVQAITQITTTPSLVEVIVTGLGLSLALGTSASIIIEKVA; encoded by the coding sequence ATGTCAAATAATAATTATTCAGATGGATTGAATCCCGATGAATCTTTATCAGCTAGTGCATTTGACCCTAATCTTGTAGGACCAACATTACCACCAATACCACCGTTTACCCTTCCTACCGGACCTACTGGACCTACTGGACCTACTGGGCCGACTGGGCCAACTGTACCAACTGGGCCGACTGGGCCGACTGGACCGACTGGACCTACTGGGCCAACTGGTGACACTGGCGCTACTGGACCTACTGGGCCAACTGGGCCAACTGGTGACACTGGCGCTACTGGACCTACTGGGCCAACTGGTGACACTGGCGCTACTGGGCCAACTGGTGCTACCGGACCTACTGGACCTACTGGACCTACTGGACCTACTGGACCTACTGGACCTACTGGACCTACTGGACCTACTGGACCTACTGGACCATCAGGGCTAGGACTTCCAGCAGGATTGTATGCATTTAACTCCGCTGGGATTTCTTTAGATCTTGGAATTAATGATCCACTACCATTTAATACTGTTGGATCTCAGTTTGGTACAGCAATTTCTCAATTAGATGCCGATACTTTCGTAATTAGTGAAACTGGATTCTATAAAATTACTGTTATCGTATATACAGCAGCGGTAAGTCTATTAGGAGGCCTTACAATCCAAGTAAACGGATTACCTGTACCAGGTACTGGGGCAACTTTAATCTCAGTTGGAGCGCCTATCGTTGTTCAAGCAATTACGCAAATTACGACAACTCCATCATTAGTTGAAGTAATTGTTACAGGGCTTGGGCTATCATTAGCTCTTGGTACGAGTGCATCTATTATTATTGAAAAAGTTGCTTAA
- a CDS encoding glycosyltransferase family protein → MKDRTILVVVCVNNEELFEQCERQIRNLFVPPDYVVQIFPIRDAKSMASAYNRALSYPAKYKVYIHQDTYLINREMFYTLISLFKDNEKLGLIGVAGAQFLPSNGIWWEGKNLVGKVIEYRRRNYQLLNLDQGFYGSQSFMSVQAIDGLFMATQYDIPWREDLFQGFHFYDVSQSLEFQRAGYLIGIPNQSNLWCIHYNGDEFDADTYEKDRKVFVEQYKDILSPS, encoded by the coding sequence ATGAAGGATCGTACAATATTAGTTGTTGTTTGTGTAAATAATGAAGAGCTATTTGAACAATGCGAGAGACAAATAAGAAATCTTTTTGTTCCCCCTGATTATGTCGTACAAATTTTTCCGATACGAGATGCAAAAAGTATGGCAAGTGCATATAACCGAGCACTTTCATATCCCGCGAAGTATAAGGTTTATATACATCAGGATACTTATCTTATTAATCGAGAGATGTTTTATACACTTATTTCTCTTTTTAAAGATAACGAAAAACTTGGTTTAATTGGGGTAGCTGGTGCACAGTTTTTACCGAGTAACGGGATATGGTGGGAAGGGAAAAATTTAGTAGGAAAAGTGATTGAGTATAGAAGACGGAATTATCAATTATTAAATTTAGATCAGGGGTTTTATGGAAGCCAATCTTTTATGTCGGTGCAGGCAATTGATGGCCTATTCATGGCAACGCAGTATGATATTCCGTGGCGAGAAGATTTGTTTCAAGGGTTCCACTTTTATGATGTATCACAGTCTTTAGAGTTTCAAAGGGCTGGTTATTTAATTGGTATCCCAAATCAATCAAATTTATGGTGTATTCATTATAACGGAGATGAATTTGATGCGGATACATATGAGAAAGATCGAAAAGTGTTTGTAGAACAGTATAAAGATATATTATCTCCATCATAA
- a CDS encoding sugar phosphate nucleotidyltransferase, producing the protein MKGIILAGGTGSRLYPITKVTNKHLLPVGRYPMIYHAVYKLKQCEITDIMIITGKEHMGDVVSFLGSGQEFGVSFTYRVQDKAGGIAQALGLCEDFVGKDRMVVILGDNIFSDDIRPYVEEFATQKEGAKVLLQSVDDPERFGVAHIQNRKIIEIEEKPKEPKSSYAVTGIYLYDPKVFSYIKELKPSARGELEITDINNWYLKRGVLTYNEMSGWWTDAGTHVSLQRANTLARDINFGKQFNGE; encoded by the coding sequence GTGAAAGGGATTATTTTAGCAGGCGGTACTGGATCGAGGCTATATCCAATAACGAAAGTAACGAATAAACATTTGCTTCCTGTTGGACGTTATCCAATGATTTATCATGCGGTATATAAGCTAAAACAATGCGAAATTACAGATATTATGATTATTACAGGTAAAGAGCATATGGGAGATGTTGTTAGTTTTTTAGGAAGCGGTCAAGAGTTTGGGGTGTCCTTTACGTATCGTGTGCAAGATAAGGCTGGCGGAATTGCACAAGCATTAGGGCTTTGTGAGGATTTCGTTGGGAAAGATCGTATGGTAGTTATATTAGGGGATAATATCTTTTCAGATGACATTCGTCCGTACGTGGAAGAGTTTGCAACCCAAAAAGAAGGTGCGAAAGTACTGCTGCAATCTGTAGATGATCCGGAGAGATTTGGCGTGGCGCATATTCAAAACCGAAAAATAATTGAAATTGAAGAAAAGCCGAAAGAGCCGAAAAGTTCCTATGCAGTTACAGGAATTTATTTGTATGACCCGAAAGTCTTTTCTTATATAAAAGAATTAAAACCTTCCGCAAGGGGAGAACTTGAAATTACAGATATTAATAATTGGTATTTAAAGCGAGGGGTACTTACTTATAATGAAATGAGTGGTTGGTGGACTGATGCGGGAACTCATGTTTCTCTTCAAAGGGCGAATACGTTAGCGCGGGATATAAACTTTGGTAAACAGTTTAACGGAGAATAG
- a CDS encoding bifunctional 2-polyprenyl-6-hydroxyphenol methylase/3-demethylubiquinol 3-O-methyltransferase UbiG, whose protein sequence is MNREKSSLYEEKSEHYYNAANPNLLKHIKKEWKEVLDIGCSGGALGAAIKENGTRVSGIEAFPEAAEKAKERLDHVILGDIEKIDLPYEEEQFDCVIFGDVLEHLFDPWAVIDKVKPYIKENGVILASIPNVAHISVLAPLLAGNWTYTEYGLLDKTHIRFFTFNEMLRMFLKAGYSISKVDRVYIDHKMYEPLIEELYGICKKYRLGSGFMAETVVFQYIIEAEKSQL, encoded by the coding sequence ATGAATCGTGAAAAAAGTTCTCTATATGAAGAAAAGTCCGAGCATTATTACAATGCAGCGAATCCGAATTTATTAAAGCACATAAAAAAGGAATGGAAAGAAGTTCTTGATATTGGTTGCTCGGGCGGTGCATTGGGAGCAGCTATAAAAGAAAATGGCACACGTGTATCTGGAATTGAGGCATTCCCAGAGGCGGCAGAAAAAGCAAAAGAAAGACTTGATCATGTGATTTTAGGGGATATAGAAAAAATAGATCTTCCTTATGAGGAGGAGCAATTTGATTGCGTCATATTTGGGGATGTATTAGAGCATTTATTTGATCCTTGGGCTGTAATAGATAAAGTAAAGCCATATATAAAAGAAAATGGTGTAATTTTAGCAAGTATACCAAACGTTGCTCATATTTCAGTATTAGCGCCGTTACTTGCTGGAAATTGGACGTATACAGAATATGGTTTATTAGATAAAACGCATATTCGTTTCTTTACATTTAATGAAATGCTCCGAATGTTTTTAAAAGCAGGATATTCGATTAGTAAAGTAGATCGTGTATATATTGATCATAAAATGTATGAACCGTTAATTGAGGAGTTATATGGAATTTGTAAGAAATATCGTCTTGGAAGTGGCTTCATGGCTGAGACGGTCGTATTTCAGTATATTATTGAAGCAGAAAAATCGCAGTTATGA
- a CDS encoding glycosyltransferase family 2 protein yields MDTIKNPPLVSILIPTYNRPHYFKIALESALAQTYSNIEIIVGDDSTNNETEKLIYRDYLHKHKHITYIRNPSTLGQFHNALTLLEHSNGEYINFLMDDDIFYNNKIEKMMFYFQQDLNKNLALITSYRTWINDDGDIIEQHPSMKKLYDENTLLNGKDFGNRMLLAGQNIIGEPTIVLFRKSLLTEPFGTLNGRKYGCSVDMASWINLLSKGDAMYITEPLSSFRVHTGQQVRHKFLEGCEDFSHLVLTSKKYGFLQDPKHYKKGLIRAYGWYKNAFKYYNLFPNLIPDINTHTRLSYCLNIITKELRAI; encoded by the coding sequence ATGGATACTATAAAAAATCCACCTCTCGTTTCCATCCTTATTCCCACCTATAATCGACCACATTATTTTAAAATTGCTCTAGAAAGTGCATTAGCACAAACGTATTCAAATATTGAAATTATTGTAGGAGACGATAGCACAAATAATGAAACAGAAAAATTAATATACAGAGATTATTTACATAAGCATAAACATATAACGTACATTCGAAATCCCTCTACTTTAGGACAATTTCATAACGCCCTTACGCTCTTAGAACATTCAAATGGAGAGTACATAAATTTCTTAATGGACGATGATATATTTTATAATAATAAAATTGAAAAAATGATGTTTTATTTCCAACAAGACTTAAATAAAAATCTTGCACTTATCACATCCTATCGTACTTGGATCAATGATGATGGAGATATAATTGAACAACACCCCTCCATGAAAAAATTATATGATGAAAATACTCTACTAAATGGGAAAGATTTTGGAAACCGTATGCTTTTAGCGGGACAAAATATTATCGGCGAACCTACAATCGTACTCTTTAGAAAAAGTCTATTAACAGAACCTTTCGGCACTTTAAATGGCAGAAAATATGGTTGTAGTGTTGATATGGCCTCTTGGATCAATTTACTTTCAAAAGGTGATGCGATGTATATCACTGAGCCTTTAAGTTCCTTCCGCGTTCATACTGGACAGCAAGTACGTCACAAATTCCTTGAAGGCTGTGAAGATTTTTCTCATCTCGTTTTAACCTCAAAAAAGTATGGTTTCTTACAAGACCCCAAACATTATAAAAAGGGTTTGATAAGAGCTTACGGATGGTATAAAAATGCGTTCAAATATTACAATCTATTTCCGAACCTCATTCCAGATATAAATACACATACACGTCTTTCCTATTGTTTAAATATAATTACAAAAGAACTCCGTGCCATATAG
- the rfbC gene encoding dTDP-4-dehydrorhamnose 3,5-epimerase has protein sequence MKVLETNFTDAKLLEPRLFGDERGFFTESYNKKVLETLGVTYSFVQDNISYSTEAGTIRGLHFQKNPKAQTKLIQVMQGAIYDVIVDLRKDSPTFKQWRGYILSADNHWQLLVPKGFAHGFCTLVPHTIVMYKVDEYYSADHDSGVIWDDKELAIPWPVTSPILSDKDRILPLLQEYEDSF, from the coding sequence ATGAAAGTTCTAGAAACAAACTTTACCGACGCAAAATTGTTGGAACCGAGGTTATTTGGAGATGAGCGTGGCTTTTTTACTGAAAGTTATAATAAGAAGGTGCTAGAAACATTAGGGGTTACGTATTCATTTGTACAGGATAATATTTCTTATTCAACAGAAGCGGGAACGATTCGGGGATTACACTTTCAAAAAAATCCGAAAGCACAAACGAAACTTATTCAAGTTATGCAAGGGGCAATCTATGATGTTATCGTTGATTTACGAAAAGATTCACCAACGTTTAAACAGTGGAGAGGATATATTTTAAGTGCGGATAATCATTGGCAATTATTAGTGCCAAAAGGATTTGCACATGGTTTTTGTACACTTGTCCCGCATACTATTGTTATGTATAAAGTAGATGAGTATTATAGTGCCGATCATGACTCAGGGGTAATTTGGGACGATAAAGAATTAGCAATTCCATGGCCGGTAACAAGTCCTATTTTGTCTGATAAAGATCGAATATTACCGTTACTTCAGGAATATGAAGATAGCTTTTGA
- a CDS encoding TylF/MycF family methyltransferase, whose protein sequence is MENKSAVQLYLELLKKTILFEIWLEYEPYLPASLHISKELSYEPVTVPLPLFLKQYVENHNLKIVNPNVSDNERQGGKDWPRAAHSMVGRKRMNQLQEAMETVVRENIEGDFIETGVWRGGSCIFMNGFLQANNIKDRTVWVADSFEGLPAPNLEQYPKDYGDYLHTFDYLRVSLETVQENFKKYDLLNDQVKFLKGWFKDTLPSAPVEKIAIARLDGDMYESTMDSLVNLYDKVSTGGFIIIDDYGLITCAEAVTDFRSERNIKAPMTQIDDFGIYWRKE, encoded by the coding sequence ATGGAAAATAAATCGGCTGTCCAGCTTTATCTTGAGTTACTAAAGAAAACAATTTTATTTGAAATATGGTTAGAATACGAACCATACTTACCTGCTTCGTTACATATATCTAAAGAACTATCATATGAACCAGTTACGGTTCCACTTCCTTTATTTCTTAAGCAGTATGTAGAAAATCACAATTTAAAAATCGTTAATCCTAACGTTTCAGACAATGAGCGTCAAGGTGGCAAGGATTGGCCAAGAGCTGCACACAGTATGGTTGGTCGAAAACGTATGAATCAATTACAAGAGGCTATGGAAACTGTAGTCAGGGAAAATATAGAAGGCGATTTTATTGAAACTGGTGTATGGCGCGGAGGATCATGCATTTTTATGAATGGATTTTTACAAGCAAACAACATTAAGGATCGTACTGTATGGGTTGCCGATTCATTTGAAGGTCTGCCCGCACCTAACTTAGAACAATATCCGAAAGATTATGGTGATTATTTGCACACATTCGATTACTTACGAGTTTCTTTAGAAACAGTACAAGAAAATTTTAAAAAATACGATTTATTAAATGATCAGGTGAAATTTTTAAAGGGTTGGTTTAAAGACACACTGCCTTCAGCACCGGTAGAAAAAATTGCAATTGCTCGCCTTGACGGTGATATGTATGAATCAACGATGGATAGTCTTGTAAATTTATATGATAAAGTTTCAACAGGTGGCTTTATTATTATTGATGATTATGGATTGATAACATGCGCAGAGGCTGTAACAGATTTCAGAAGTGAAAGAAACATAAAAGCTCCTATGACTCAAATTGATGATTTCGGTATTTATTGGCGAAAAGAATAG
- the rfbD gene encoding dTDP-4-dehydrorhamnose reductase — protein sequence MKERVIITGANGQLGKQLQEELNPEEYDIYPFDKKLLDITNISRMQQVVQEIRPHIIIHCAAYTKVDHAEKEQDLAYRINAIGARNVAVSSQLVGAKLVYISTDYVFQGDRPEGYDEFHNPAPINIYGASKYAGEQFVKELHNKYFIVRTSWLYGKYGNNFVKTMMRLGKERAEVSVVADQIGSPTYVADLNVMINKLIHTSLYGTYHVSNRGSCSWFEFAQKIFSYAKMKVNVLPVSTEEFGAAAARPKYSIFQHNMLRLNGFLQMPSWEEGLERFFIETKSH from the coding sequence ATGAAAGAGCGGGTTATCATAACAGGAGCAAATGGTCAATTAGGAAAGCAACTACAAGAAGAGTTAAATCCTGAAGAATATGACATATATCCATTTGATAAAAAGTTACTAGATATAACAAATATATCCCGAATGCAGCAAGTGGTACAAGAAATAAGGCCACATATAATTATTCATTGTGCGGCGTATACGAAGGTTGATCATGCTGAGAAAGAACAAGATCTAGCTTATAGAATCAATGCAATAGGAGCTCGAAATGTAGCGGTTTCTTCACAATTAGTAGGAGCGAAGTTAGTTTATATTAGTACTGATTATGTATTTCAGGGCGATAGACCGGAGGGATACGATGAATTTCATAATCCGGCGCCGATCAATATATACGGAGCTTCTAAGTATGCGGGAGAGCAGTTTGTCAAAGAGTTACATAATAAATACTTTATCGTTCGTACATCGTGGTTATATGGTAAGTATGGAAATAATTTTGTGAAAACGATGATGCGATTAGGTAAAGAAAGAGCGGAAGTATCTGTTGTAGCGGATCAAATCGGTTCTCCTACTTATGTGGCGGATTTAAATGTAATGATTAATAAGCTCATTCATACTTCTTTATACGGTACGTATCATGTATCAAATAGAGGTTCATGTTCTTGGTTTGAATTTGCCCAAAAAATATTTTCGTATGCAAAAATGAAAGTGAATGTATTACCTGTTTCAACCGAAGAATTTGGGGCGGCAGCAGCGCGGCCAAAATATTCTATTTTCCAACATAACATGCTACGATTAAATGGTTTTTTACAAATGCCTTCTTGGGAGGAAGGATTAGAGCGGTTTTTTATAGAAACAAAAAGTCATTAA
- a CDS encoding glycosyltransferase family protein, which yields MSAAEKTILFVTCINDRKMYAQCVRHILRLGVPPGYIVQFMPIRNAKSMTSGYNQALSHPAKYKVYIHQDVFIMNVAFLYGLLQLFNEHEHLGMIGMIGAQYVPPNGIWNEGRGVVGKVIGYMNDLFYMATQEQPYHESKTFMPVECIDGLLMATQYDIPWREDLFDGFDYYDVSQSFEFRKAGYTVGVPVQRDAWCIHYHIDVNMTNYDKYRKIFVENYMSDVNQDE from the coding sequence ATGAGTGCTGCTGAAAAAACAATATTATTTGTTACGTGTATAAATGATCGGAAAATGTATGCACAGTGCGTGCGGCATATATTGAGATTGGGAGTGCCTCCAGGATATATTGTACAATTTATGCCAATTCGGAATGCGAAAAGTATGACGAGCGGATATAATCAAGCGCTTTCGCATCCAGCGAAATATAAAGTATATATACACCAAGATGTTTTCATTATGAATGTGGCATTTTTATATGGATTACTTCAATTATTTAACGAACATGAACATCTTGGAATGATTGGAATGATTGGAGCCCAATATGTTCCTCCAAACGGGATATGGAATGAAGGCAGAGGAGTTGTTGGGAAAGTAATTGGTTATATGAACGATTTATTTTATATGGCAACTCAAGAACAGCCGTACCATGAGTCAAAAACATTTATGCCTGTGGAATGTATCGACGGTTTATTGATGGCAACGCAATACGATATTCCGTGGCGAGAAGACTTGTTTGATGGGTTTGACTATTATGATGTATCTCAGTCATTTGAATTTAGAAAAGCTGGCTATACAGTTGGGGTTCCTGTACAACGTGATGCGTGGTGCATTCACTATCATATTGATGTGAATATGACCAACTATGACAAGTATAGAAAGATATTTGTGGAGAACTATATGTCAGATGTAAATCAAGACGAATAG
- a CDS encoding glycosyltransferase family 2 protein — protein MLNKQGITISLCMIVRDEEDTIGRCLDAVEKIVDEIIIVDTGSIDRTKEIVAQYTSNIYDFPWINDFAAARNFSFSKATQEYILWLDADDVLLEDAQEALKLLKRELDPKIDAVSMPYHLAMDSNGKPLYCTKRNRLVKREKQFQWFGKVHEYLAISGETFSSNVAITHKKEKKVTNRNLKIFQNAVAAGEELSPRDLFYYANESMDNQKYDDAVILYETFLNQDEGWYEEKIYACGKLGDCYAKIGMWEKAVESCVKSFRYDVPRGENCTRIGYIYMEQQKYNEAIFWFKLATEVPMATESPFHSPASYTWLPYLQMCICYSKLGEQDKAYYYNELAAAYVPNNAAIEYNRKYFRDVFDKQYKV, from the coding sequence ATGTTGAACAAGCAAGGAATTACAATTAGTTTATGTATGATTGTTCGAGATGAGGAAGATACAATAGGTCGATGTTTAGATGCAGTCGAAAAAATTGTTGATGAAATTATTATAGTTGATACAGGTTCTATTGATCGAACGAAAGAAATTGTAGCTCAATATACCTCTAACATATATGACTTTCCATGGATTAATGATTTTGCGGCAGCGAGAAATTTTTCTTTTTCAAAAGCAACGCAAGAGTATATATTGTGGCTAGATGCAGATGACGTATTATTAGAAGATGCTCAAGAAGCATTGAAACTCTTAAAAAGAGAATTAGATCCTAAAATTGATGCTGTTTCGATGCCTTATCATCTTGCAATGGATTCTAACGGGAAACCTTTATATTGTACAAAAAGAAATCGACTTGTAAAGCGTGAAAAACAATTTCAATGGTTTGGAAAGGTTCATGAGTATTTAGCTATTTCTGGTGAAACTTTTAGTAGTAATGTTGCTATTACACATAAAAAAGAAAAAAAGGTAACAAATCGTAATTTGAAAATTTTTCAAAATGCTGTAGCAGCTGGAGAAGAATTGAGTCCGAGAGATTTATTTTATTACGCAAATGAATCTATGGATAACCAAAAATATGATGATGCAGTTATTCTATATGAAACATTCCTTAATCAAGACGAAGGATGGTATGAAGAGAAAATTTATGCATGTGGCAAGTTAGGAGATTGCTATGCAAAGATTGGAATGTGGGAGAAGGCAGTTGAATCTTGCGTGAAGTCGTTTCGGTATGATGTCCCTAGAGGAGAGAATTGTACAAGAATAGGATATATATATATGGAACAACAAAAATATAATGAAGCGATATTTTGGTTTAAACTTGCAACAGAAGTACCAATGGCAACGGAGAGTCCATTTCATAGTCCAGCGAGCTACACATGGCTTCCCTATTTACAAATGTGTATTTGTTATAGCAAGTTAGGAGAGCAAGACAAAGCTTATTATTACAACGAATTAGCAGCTGCTTATGTTCCAAATAATGCTGCAATCGAATATAACCGCAAATATTTTCGGGATGTTTTTGATAAACAATATAAAGTGTAA